The Parvibaculaceae bacterium PLY_AMNH_Bact1 genome window below encodes:
- the rpoH gene encoding RNA polymerase sigma factor RpoH (Derived by automated computational analysis using gene prediction method: Protein Homology. GO_function: GO:0016987 - sigma factor activity [Evidence IEA]; GO_process: GO:0006352 - DNA-templated transcription initiation [Evidence IEA]) translates to MATTPTNSTSRMPAVTPEQSLSRYLQEIRKFPMLEPQEEYMLAKRFKEHEDPDAAEKMVTSHLRLVAKIAMGYRGYGLPTGEVISEGNVGLMQAVKRFEPEKGFRLATYAMWWIRAAIQEYILRSWSLVKMGTTAAQKKLFFNLRKVKGQLQAFEEGDLKPENLSTIATRLGVTEKEVTDMNRRMSGPDNSLNAPIRNAEADGGEWQDWLVDESIDQEVELGEKEELNVRRDMLHAAMQSLNEREMHILTERRLKDNPATLEELSQEYDISRERVRQIEVRAFEKLQKAMRDAVSEQAAERRAARDELLN, encoded by the coding sequence ATGGCGACTACACCAACAAACAGCACTTCCCGCATGCCCGCCGTTACGCCGGAGCAATCGCTGTCACGCTACCTGCAGGAAATCCGCAAATTTCCAATGCTGGAGCCACAGGAAGAATACATGCTGGCAAAGCGCTTCAAAGAGCATGAAGACCCCGACGCGGCTGAGAAGATGGTCACCAGCCATCTCCGCCTCGTCGCAAAAATCGCCATGGGCTATCGCGGCTACGGCCTGCCAACCGGGGAAGTGATTTCTGAAGGCAATGTGGGTCTCATGCAGGCGGTGAAACGCTTCGAACCCGAGAAAGGCTTTCGCCTCGCAACCTACGCCATGTGGTGGATCCGGGCTGCCATACAGGAATACATCCTGCGCTCCTGGTCGCTCGTAAAAATGGGCACGACGGCTGCACAAAAGAAACTCTTCTTCAATCTGCGCAAAGTGAAGGGTCAGCTACAAGCCTTCGAAGAAGGGGACTTGAAGCCGGAAAACCTCTCCACGATCGCAACGCGCTTAGGCGTGACGGAGAAAGAAGTGACGGATATGAACCGTCGCATGTCGGGCCCGGACAATTCACTCAATGCCCCGATCCGCAATGCAGAAGCGGACGGTGGCGAATGGCAGGACTGGCTGGTTGATGAGAGCATCGACCAGGAAGTCGAGCTTGGTGAAAAAGAAGAACTCAATGTCCGCCGCGACATGTTGCACGCAGCGATGCAGTCCCTCAACGAACGTGAGATGCACATCCTCACCGAGCGCCGCTTGAAAGATAATCCGGCAACGCTCGAGGAGCTAAGTCAGGAATATGACATTAGCCGCGAACGCGTCCGCCAGATTGAAGTGCGCGCGTTTGAAAAACTGCAAAAAGCCATGCGCGATGCGGTGAGCGAACAAGCAGCTGAACGCCGCGCAGCGCGGGACGAGCTCCTGAACTAG
- a CDS encoding RluA family pseudouridine synthase (Derived by automated computational analysis using gene prediction method: Protein Homology. GO_function: GO:0009982 - pseudouridine synthase activity [Evidence IEA]; GO_process: GO:0001522 - pseudouridine synthesis [Evidence IEA]; GO_process: GO:0009451 - RNA modification [Evidence IEA]) yields MNLSTLKVTGGTRHTVCVSEEDAGARLDRYLATALEALDPAPSRSRIRTLIEEGHVTRGTPNEERTIGEVAYRVKQDETYNLTLPTPGPATPQPEDIPLTIVHEDAQLIVIDKPAGLVVHPAPGSPDGTLVNALLAYCGPDFTGIGGELRPGIVHRLDKETSGLMVIAKTEPALKNLQEQFAIHGRDGRLERAYTAFVWGKPHPSKGTVNAPLARSRHNRLKITVTRSVEAQGAREAITHYKVAQSFGAPEPLVSQVICHLETGRTHQIRVHMTHLGHPILGDPVYGTAHKNRSVKLSEGARSALDRLGRQALHAHLLGFEHPETGEKLRFENPLPPEMADLLAALESL; encoded by the coding sequence ATGAATTTATCAACCTTGAAAGTCACGGGTGGCACACGCCACACCGTGTGTGTCAGTGAAGAGGATGCAGGAGCGCGGCTTGACCGCTATCTCGCAACCGCACTGGAAGCCCTGGACCCCGCCCCCAGCCGATCGCGTATTCGCACGTTGATCGAAGAAGGACATGTGACGCGAGGCACACCCAATGAGGAGCGGACGATAGGTGAGGTCGCCTATCGGGTCAAACAGGACGAGACCTATAACCTCACCCTGCCAACGCCTGGGCCCGCCACACCGCAGCCCGAAGACATCCCCCTGACCATCGTGCATGAAGACGCTCAGCTGATTGTCATCGACAAACCCGCGGGGCTTGTCGTCCATCCAGCACCCGGATCGCCAGACGGCACGCTGGTGAACGCTCTTCTCGCCTATTGTGGGCCGGACTTCACCGGCATCGGGGGCGAACTTCGCCCTGGCATCGTACACAGGCTGGATAAAGAAACGAGCGGCCTCATGGTGATCGCAAAAACCGAACCGGCCCTGAAGAACCTGCAAGAGCAGTTCGCCATCCATGGCCGCGACGGGCGATTGGAACGCGCCTACACCGCCTTCGTCTGGGGCAAGCCCCATCCGAGCAAAGGCACGGTAAATGCGCCTCTGGCCCGAAGCCGCCACAATCGCCTCAAAATCACCGTCACCCGCTCTGTAGAGGCCCAGGGAGCACGGGAAGCCATAACGCACTACAAAGTGGCTCAGAGTTTTGGGGCGCCGGAACCCCTGGTAAGCCAGGTGATTTGCCATCTGGAAACCGGCCGTACCCACCAGATCAGGGTCCACATGACCCATCTAGGGCATCCGATCCTGGGCGACCCCGTTTACGGCACAGCCCATAAGAACCGCTCTGTGAAGCTCTCAGAGGGCGCAAGAAGCGCCCTTGATAGGCTGGGCCGCCAGGCGCTCCACGCCCACCTTTTGGGTTTTGAGCACCCGGAAACCGGGGAAAAACTGCGCTTTGAGAACCCACTCCCACCGGAAATGGCAGATCTCCTTGCTGCCTTAGAATCCCTATAA
- the ccoS gene encoding cbb3-type cytochrome oxidase assembly protein CcoS (Derived by automated computational analysis using gene prediction method: Protein Homology. GO_process: GO:0008535 - respiratory chain complex IV assembly [Evidence IEA]), producing the protein MDALIFLIPIALGLGLLGLGAFLWSLKSGQYDDMDGAAERILFDDDTPPNK; encoded by the coding sequence ATGGACGCGCTGATCTTTCTGATCCCCATAGCACTTGGCCTTGGCCTACTGGGCCTTGGCGCGTTTCTATGGTCGCTAAAATCCGGTCAGTATGACGATATGGACGGCGCCGCTGAGCGCATCCTCTTCGACGACGACACACCGCCTAACAAATAG
- a CDS encoding heavy metal translocating P-type ATPase (Derived by automated computational analysis using gene prediction method: Protein Homology.) yields MTDTALDANLFVRGDDETAQIDLVVEGMHCAGCMQKIEKGLGRVEGITNARCNLSTKRVAVSWDRGTTTGDDVIAELDSLGFSAVPFDPKLVGAIDETEASQLLRAMGIAGFAAANVMLLSVSVWSGLVSDMELETRALFHWLSALIALPAVAYAGRPFFGSAWAALKARTTNMDVPISLAVLLACSMSLVQTLQNAEHVYFDASITLLFFLLIGRYLDVQTRAKACSVAQNLLALRAVAATLVDADGKTRAVPVDTLEPGMTVSVAAGQRLPADGVITEGLSDIDTSLVTGESLPTTANIGTPVYAGTLNLSAPLLIEVTAKDDASLLSEIVRLMESAEQGRAGYVRLADRIASKYAPTVHALAAATLILWIALGAGWQVGLMNAIAVLIITCPCALGLAVPVVQVVASGRLLKLGVLVKAPDALERLAQIDTIVFDKTGTLTLGEPKLTNGDAIAADDLALAAALAARSNHPLARAVSTAADDISLPALTNISETPGFGVEAEHKDETLRLGSRVWTDAKGPAASGPELWLRRGIEEPVQFTFADLLRDDAKSVVKYLSKSYDVVLLSGDQKPVAKSVADELGIANWAAEQTPADKIAKIDTMNKAGKTVLMVGDGLNDAPALKAAHVSMSPASAADISQTAADFVFQGVHLGAVADTLSTATRSRSLVFQNFGLAIGYNFIAVPLAVMGFVTPLVAAVAMSSSSLIVTLNALRLGLTSKSTPWTR; encoded by the coding sequence ATGACCGACACCGCCCTTGATGCAAACCTGTTCGTTCGTGGCGATGACGAGACCGCTCAAATTGATCTCGTGGTGGAAGGCATGCATTGCGCAGGGTGTATGCAGAAAATCGAAAAAGGCTTAGGCCGTGTTGAGGGCATCACAAATGCCCGTTGCAATCTTTCGACAAAACGGGTCGCTGTCTCCTGGGACCGCGGCACCACAACCGGTGACGATGTGATCGCCGAGCTTGACTCGCTTGGCTTCAGCGCAGTTCCATTTGATCCAAAGCTTGTCGGGGCCATCGACGAAACAGAAGCCAGCCAGCTTCTCCGTGCCATGGGCATTGCTGGCTTTGCCGCCGCAAATGTGATGCTTCTGTCCGTCTCTGTCTGGTCGGGCCTTGTGAGCGACATGGAGCTTGAAACTCGTGCTCTGTTTCACTGGCTCTCAGCTCTGATTGCCCTACCCGCCGTCGCCTATGCCGGACGGCCCTTTTTTGGTTCCGCCTGGGCCGCGCTCAAAGCACGCACAACCAATATGGATGTGCCAATCTCGCTGGCCGTCTTACTCGCCTGCTCCATGAGCCTCGTGCAAACGCTTCAAAATGCAGAGCATGTCTATTTTGACGCCAGCATCACCCTGCTCTTTTTCCTGCTGATCGGTCGTTACCTGGACGTTCAAACCCGCGCCAAGGCTTGCTCTGTCGCGCAGAACCTACTAGCGCTCCGAGCAGTCGCAGCAACGCTAGTGGACGCGGACGGGAAAACGCGGGCCGTACCGGTGGACACGCTAGAACCCGGGATGACCGTGTCCGTCGCAGCCGGTCAACGCTTGCCCGCTGACGGGGTCATCACGGAAGGCCTCAGCGATATCGACACCAGCCTCGTGACTGGCGAAAGCCTGCCCACGACCGCCAATATCGGCACACCGGTCTATGCGGGCACCTTGAACCTCTCCGCCCCCCTTCTCATTGAGGTAACCGCCAAAGACGACGCCTCCCTCCTGTCTGAAATTGTACGGCTGATGGAGTCGGCAGAACAGGGTCGCGCGGGATATGTACGCCTTGCCGACCGGATCGCCAGCAAATACGCACCGACCGTCCACGCTTTAGCAGCAGCCACTCTCATTTTATGGATAGCCCTTGGTGCTGGCTGGCAGGTCGGCCTCATGAACGCCATCGCAGTCCTGATCATCACCTGCCCCTGTGCGCTGGGACTTGCCGTGCCGGTCGTACAGGTTGTCGCCAGTGGCCGCCTCCTGAAGCTCGGAGTTCTTGTCAAAGCACCTGATGCTTTAGAACGGCTCGCGCAAATCGACACTATTGTCTTTGATAAAACGGGCACTCTGACGCTTGGCGAACCGAAACTCACAAATGGGGACGCCATCGCAGCAGACGACCTCGCCCTGGCTGCTGCCCTTGCCGCGCGAAGCAACCACCCATTAGCCCGCGCTGTCTCGACCGCAGCAGATGACATCTCCCTCCCCGCCCTTACCAACATCAGTGAGACGCCGGGCTTTGGCGTTGAAGCTGAACACAAAGACGAAACCCTCCGCCTTGGAAGCCGTGTGTGGACAGATGCAAAGGGACCGGCCGCCTCAGGCCCGGAGCTTTGGCTCCGCCGGGGAATAGAGGAACCTGTCCAATTCACGTTTGCTGATCTTCTCCGGGATGACGCGAAATCAGTCGTCAAGTACCTAAGTAAGAGCTATGACGTGGTTCTCCTGTCCGGCGACCAGAAACCTGTTGCAAAATCCGTAGCCGATGAGCTTGGCATTGCCAACTGGGCCGCAGAACAAACCCCCGCCGACAAAATCGCCAAGATCGACACCATGAACAAAGCCGGTAAGACGGTCCTCATGGTGGGTGATGGTTTGAATGATGCCCCCGCGCTGAAAGCAGCCCACGTCTCCATGTCACCGGCAAGTGCAGCTGACATATCACAGACAGCCGCTGACTTTGTTTTTCAGGGCGTACATCTGGGCGCAGTTGCAGACACGCTCTCAACAGCCACCCGCTCTCGCAGCCTGGTGTTCCAGAATTTCGGGCTGGCGATCGGGTACAACTTCATCGCTGTCCCTCTCGCCGTGATGGGCTTTGTCACCCCGCTGGTTGCAGCGGTGGCTATGTCATCCTCTTCATTGATTGTGACACTCAATGCGCTTCGCTTGGGGTTAACATCTAAGAGCACACCATGGACGCGCTGA
- a CDS encoding hypothetical protein (Derived by automated computational analysis using gene prediction method: GeneMarkS-2+.), translating to MPDNSEPNGAMETPSDSETGAVTQMEAVKERPVLFASVIVMGVLIVIGLIVVFGTIIYRLSSSPDPATTPVRGQFGPVDVPVAEGTAVVRTTFIEDRLSIVTTNEGVLEVIIIDTKRGVELGRVRLTADGGSSVPAAPPAAE from the coding sequence ATGCCGGACAATAGCGAACCCAACGGTGCCATGGAAACACCTTCCGACAGTGAAACGGGGGCTGTCACTCAAATGGAGGCGGTGAAAGAACGGCCTGTCTTGTTCGCATCTGTCATCGTGATGGGTGTGCTGATCGTGATCGGGCTCATTGTTGTGTTTGGCACGATTATCTATCGGCTGAGCTCAAGCCCCGATCCGGCGACAACACCAGTGCGGGGTCAATTCGGCCCCGTTGATGTACCCGTCGCAGAGGGCACCGCTGTTGTGCGGACAACCTTTATTGAGGACCGCCTCTCCATCGTGACCACCAACGAAGGCGTGCTTGAGGTGATCATTATCGACACCAAGCGCGGAGTTGAGCTTGGACGCGTTCGGCTGACGGCTGATGGTGGGTCTTCTGTACCGGCAGCGCCGCCCGCGGCAGAATAA
- the msrA gene encoding peptide-methionine (S)-S-oxide reductase MsrA (Derived by automated computational analysis using gene prediction method: Protein Homology. GO_function: GO:0008113 - peptide-methionine (S)-S-oxide reductase activity [Evidence IEA]; GO_function: GO:0033744 - L-methionine:thioredoxin-disulfide S-oxidoreductase activity [Evidence IEA]; GO_process: GO:0006979 - response to oxidative stress [Evidence IEA]; GO_process: GO:0030091 - protein repair [Evidence IEA]), with protein sequence MFGLSKKSQMPDPADALPGREFAIPTAETHFVNGKPLKGPVAAGLEQAMFGLGCFWGAERKFWELPGVELTVVGYAAGYTPNPTYEEVCSGGTGHNEVVLVTFDPKQVSFETLLKAFWEAHNPTQGMQQGNDKGTQYRSGVYTYSPEQKAAAEASKAAYGKQLLAQGYGAITTEILDAPEFYFAEDYHQQYLAKNPNGYCGLGGTGVSCPIGVGVDAAE encoded by the coding sequence ATGTTTGGTCTGTCGAAGAAATCCCAGATGCCTGATCCGGCTGATGCGCTGCCGGGCCGTGAGTTCGCGATCCCAACCGCAGAAACACATTTTGTGAACGGGAAACCTTTGAAGGGGCCGGTCGCGGCAGGTCTTGAGCAAGCCATGTTTGGTCTTGGGTGCTTCTGGGGCGCAGAGCGGAAGTTCTGGGAGCTGCCGGGCGTGGAGCTGACGGTCGTCGGCTATGCGGCTGGCTATACGCCGAACCCAACTTACGAAGAAGTCTGCTCAGGCGGTACAGGCCACAATGAAGTTGTGCTGGTGACGTTTGACCCGAAGCAGGTGTCGTTCGAGACACTGCTCAAGGCTTTCTGGGAAGCGCATAACCCGACGCAGGGCATGCAACAGGGGAACGATAAAGGCACGCAATATCGGTCCGGTGTGTACACTTATTCGCCTGAGCAGAAGGCGGCGGCTGAAGCCTCCAAAGCGGCCTATGGCAAACAGCTCTTGGCACAAGGCTATGGGGCGATCACAACTGAAATTCTGGATGCGCCGGAATTCTATTTTGCGGAAGACTATCACCAGCAATATCTTGCCAAGAACCCGAATGGCTATTGCGGCCTCGGCGGCACCGGCGTGAGTTGCCCGATTGGCGTTGGGGTTGATGCTGCGGAGTAA
- a CDS encoding SDR family oxidoreductase (Derived by automated computational analysis using gene prediction method: Protein Homology.) translates to MAILITGGTKGIGLAIAKRLSKSGEDTFLAYHSDDIAAEDAKRTLETTGAQVHLVKADIGTIDGAANIHQAVADTGARLTGIVHSAAFIYPTTLLDADLEKFTRAVETNGLSLLYLVQKLLPVMDRGTSIVFITSSGARIPQPRYGALGVGKALAESIVRYLVMELAPKGIRINGVAPGLVATTSVADMVGSQDAADRLFEKAAKANPSGRMSQDSDYASLVEYLMSPEAEFIQGQVIAATGGVGVVG, encoded by the coding sequence ATGGCAATACTTATAACCGGCGGCACAAAGGGCATTGGCCTCGCCATTGCCAAGCGTCTGTCAAAGAGCGGTGAAGACACGTTCCTCGCCTATCACAGTGACGACATTGCCGCCGAAGACGCAAAGAGGACATTGGAAACCACTGGCGCACAGGTCCACCTTGTCAAAGCTGATATCGGCACCATTGACGGCGCTGCCAACATTCATCAGGCGGTCGCCGACACAGGCGCACGTCTTACGGGCATCGTGCACAGCGCGGCCTTCATCTATCCCACCACACTGCTCGACGCGGATCTGGAGAAGTTTACCCGCGCGGTGGAGACCAATGGCCTCTCCCTGCTCTACCTTGTGCAGAAGCTGCTGCCTGTCATGGACCGCGGCACCAGCATCGTCTTCATTACAAGCAGCGGCGCGCGCATTCCCCAGCCCCGCTACGGCGCGCTCGGCGTTGGCAAGGCACTGGCTGAAAGCATTGTGCGCTATCTGGTGATGGAACTGGCACCCAAAGGCATTCGCATCAATGGCGTGGCACCCGGTCTCGTCGCCACAACATCCGTTGCGGACATGGTGGGCAGCCAGGACGCGGCAGATCGCTTGTTTGAGAAAGCCGCAAAAGCCAATCCGTCCGGACGCATGTCGCAAGACAGCGACTATGCCTCTCTTGTGGAATATCTCATGAGCCCGGAAGCTGAATTCATTCAGGGACAGGTGATTGCCGCCACCGGTGGCGTGGGCGTAGTCGGCTGA
- a CDS encoding DUF2189 domain-containing protein (Derived by automated computational analysis using gene prediction method: Protein Homology.), producing the protein MAVTTGNPATEDGPRTSGNLTLDDPWRWMSAGWRDMWAMPGISLFYGVLFAGISMLLALSLFLVELSSIVLPLAAGFMLVGPLFAVGLYEASRRLENDEQLSLRDVLLVKTASPAQLAFLGALLMLALLAWMRIASLLFALFFGLEGFPPLPDFLPTLVFSPYGLGLLVVGTGVGALIAFAVFAVSALSVPMLMHRDVDAISAVLASVRVVRENPGPMLLWAWIIAVVMAVGMATFFVGMVLAFPLVGHATWHAYRATISEAD; encoded by the coding sequence ATGGCGGTAACTACCGGGAATCCGGCCACAGAAGATGGACCACGAACTTCAGGAAATCTGACGCTGGATGATCCATGGCGGTGGATGTCCGCTGGATGGCGCGACATGTGGGCCATGCCTGGCATCAGCCTTTTCTACGGTGTGTTGTTCGCCGGTATTTCCATGCTTCTTGCCCTCTCTCTCTTTCTGGTGGAGCTCAGCTCTATTGTTTTGCCGCTGGCGGCGGGCTTCATGCTTGTTGGGCCTCTTTTCGCTGTCGGACTCTATGAAGCAAGCCGGCGGCTGGAAAATGATGAGCAGCTATCGCTGAGAGATGTGCTGCTGGTCAAAACAGCGTCTCCCGCTCAGCTCGCGTTTCTTGGCGCGCTCTTGATGTTGGCACTGCTCGCGTGGATGCGGATCGCCAGTCTATTGTTTGCTTTGTTCTTCGGGCTGGAAGGGTTTCCGCCGCTGCCTGACTTCCTCCCTACGCTTGTATTCAGCCCCTATGGTCTTGGGCTTTTGGTCGTTGGAACCGGGGTCGGCGCGCTCATTGCTTTTGCGGTCTTTGCGGTTTCTGCCTTGTCTGTGCCGATGCTGATGCACCGTGATGTGGACGCTATCAGCGCGGTGCTTGCGAGTGTCCGCGTGGTGCGCGAGAATCCAGGACCGATGCTTCTGTGGGCCTGGATAATTGCTGTCGTCATGGCGGTGGGGATGGCGACCTTCTTTGTCGGTATGGTCCTCGCCTTTCCACTGGTGGGCCATGCGACATGGCATGCATACCGGGCAACTATCTCAGAGGCAGATTAA
- a CDS encoding FixH family protein (Derived by automated computational analysis using gene prediction method: Protein Homology.), whose translation MSIDASTDKVWTGRRILIGLSAFFLSVFAANGIMVFYALSTFDGVETDDAYRKGRAYNHVLEADAAQDALGWTTAIEIMSSRSPEGVSLYTTIKVTTADGQAAPLVNPTLTFWRPTVQGMDVEATITAAGDGTYQGTAQLQREGNWIIRLNAETADGRPYVYEERQFIQPGAG comes from the coding sequence ATGAGCATCGATGCAAGCACTGACAAAGTCTGGACGGGACGCCGAATATTGATCGGACTGAGCGCATTCTTCCTGTCAGTGTTCGCAGCCAACGGCATAATGGTTTTCTATGCCCTCTCAACCTTTGATGGTGTCGAAACAGATGATGCCTATCGAAAGGGCCGCGCCTATAACCATGTGCTGGAAGCAGATGCCGCCCAAGACGCACTTGGCTGGACCACGGCGATAGAAATCATGTCATCGCGCTCACCCGAAGGTGTCTCCCTTTACACAACGATCAAAGTCACAACTGCTGATGGACAGGCCGCCCCTTTGGTCAATCCAACGCTCACCTTCTGGCGTCCAACAGTGCAAGGCATGGATGTAGAAGCAACCATCACAGCAGCCGGGGACGGCACCTATCAGGGTACAGCCCAACTGCAACGTGAGGGAAACTGGATCATTCGATTGAATGCGGAGACTGCCGACGGCAGGCCTTATGTTTACGAGGAACGCCAGTTCATACAACCCGGCGCCGGATAA
- a CDS encoding TetR/AcrR family transcriptional regulator (Derived by automated computational analysis using gene prediction method: Protein Homology.) — MIIIKNVNMVYIFSDKSERSPIVAKNRSHKMREILSVALTLACEGGLDNLTLHRLADRMDRSVGAVYRYFPSKEAVVAEVQRLIATHIVLLTQDAQEKLAAFAEECRMSDEDRALAALLVSGLSYEAYAMKAPLEFGLVSHYLSSTRHDLPERDAAHVFSVTSSSLDGLAGLFTQAEELHLLRAGSSRERAVAFWGALQGTMDVTRFVIRGGWQTSPSLITQVLISLLTGWGADRTRLEALSNIIAGAHITNIKRNASDLLLAE; from the coding sequence ATGATCATCATAAAAAATGTGAACATGGTTTACATTTTTTCAGATAAATCCGAGCGCAGTCCAATCGTCGCCAAAAACCGCTCCCACAAGATGCGGGAAATCCTGTCGGTTGCACTGACGCTGGCCTGCGAAGGCGGACTGGACAATCTCACACTGCACCGTCTTGCAGATCGGATGGACCGCTCCGTCGGTGCGGTTTACCGCTACTTCCCGTCGAAAGAGGCAGTGGTTGCAGAGGTACAACGACTGATTGCAACGCATATCGTTCTCCTAACGCAAGACGCTCAAGAAAAGCTTGCCGCATTCGCAGAAGAATGCCGCATGAGTGACGAGGACCGCGCCCTTGCAGCTCTGCTTGTGTCAGGCCTTTCATATGAAGCCTACGCCATGAAAGCACCGCTCGAGTTCGGGCTGGTCTCGCACTATCTGTCATCCACCCGCCATGACTTGCCGGAGCGGGATGCGGCTCATGTGTTTAGCGTAACCAGCAGCAGTCTGGATGGATTGGCGGGCTTGTTCACCCAAGCCGAAGAGCTGCATCTGCTACGCGCTGGCAGTTCACGCGAACGAGCAGTGGCATTCTGGGGTGCTCTGCAGGGCACGATGGATGTAACCCGTTTTGTCATCCGTGGGGGGTGGCAGACATCGCCCTCACTCATCACACAGGTACTCATCAGCCTGTTGACGGGTTGGGGTGCGGACCGCACCCGGCTTGAAGCGCTCAGCAACATCATTGCTGGCGCGCATATCACCAACATCAAGAGGAATGCATCAGATCTCCTGCTCGCCGAATGA